CGTAAAGCCGAAGGTCCCACGGATCCCAACCCGCGTTGTTTTTTTAGAAAGGATCAGGCATGAGTCACGCGGCGAACTCGACGAAAAGCTCTCCCGATCCCCTCATCTATCAGGTCAAAGTCACCCTGCAGGACATCCGTCCGCCCATCTGGCGAAGGCTGCTGCTGCGCAGCGATACCCCACTGGACGAATTCCATTCCATCATCCAGATCGCCATGGGCTGGGAATTCTCCCATCTCCACGAATTCCTGAGAGGCAACCGCAATGATCTGGAAAGGTACGGAGCTACAGACCTCGACTGGGATTTCAAGGACGTGAAGGACGAAACCCGCTTCAAACTGCGGGACCTGCTGCGGGAAGAGAAAGACAAGGCGTTGTACATCTACGACTTCGGCGACGACTGGGTCCATGTACTGCTGCTGGAAAAGATCCTTCCCTGGGATCCCAAGGCCGAGCTTCCGCGATGCATTAAAGGCAAACGCGCGTGCCCTCCCGAAGACGTCGGGGGACCTTATGGCTACGGCGATTTTCTGGAAGTGTTGGCGGACCCTGAGCATCCCAACCACCTAGAGATGGTCGAATGGGTTGCCGGGCCTTTCGATCCCGAAGCCTTCGACATGGAGGCGGTGAACACGGCGCTTCGTACCGCCTTCAGCCCTAAGCCAGGGAAGCCGACGAAACCTGGAAGACAGAAAAAATCCGGCCGAGAAAGCTGAAGGTCTTGGATCAGACGGTGGCACCGGGCCCGTGCTTGGCCAGCGCTTCGGCGACCGGGAGCAGCTCGAGAAACCAGGGGTTTTTCGGCCGAGTCAGTCCTTCATCCATTTCCGCCAGGGCCTCATGGAGGTCGAACGCTCCGATGCCCCGGCCCTGCAATCCCAGCACCCGCACCCCGGTGTACTTCTGTTCCATGGCGTCCGCAAGGCTGAAGGCGGCAAAGGCGCCCATGCGGCTCGCCAGGATTCGATCGAAAGCCGAAGGCGCGCCGCCGCGCTGGAGGTGCCCCAGGATGGCGGTGCGGACTTCGAATTCGTCACGGCTTTCTTCTTCCAGCAGGCGCCGGATGAAATCCGTCGTGTAATGGCGGGATGCCTCCTCGTTTCTGAGGAAAATCACCATGCGTTTGCCGCTCCGGAAGCTTTCTTGGAGCATGTCCACGTCACGGCTCAGGTCGCGGAGGCGGATCCCCAGTTCCGGCAGGTAGGCCTTTTCGGCCCCTGAAGCCAGGGCTCCCAGAAGCGCCAGGAACCCGGACCGGCGGCCCATCACTTCAACCACGAAGGCCCTCCGGGTGGCACCGGCGGTATGACGGATCTTGTCCAGGACCTGGATGACGTTATTCAAGGCGGTGTCGGCCCCGATGGTGAATTCGGTGCAGGGCAGGTTGTTGTCGATGGTCGCGGGAAGAACCACGATGGGGATATCGAGTTCGGGGAACCGGCGGCGGTTTTCCACCATCCGGGCCACGTTGAGATAGCTTCCCAGGCCGCCGATCACGATGAGTCCCTTCAAGCCGTGACGCGATATGTTTTCGGCGATTTTCGCCAGGTCCTCTTCCCTCACATCGTGACGGAGCGTACCGAGTTCCGAACTGGGCCGGTTCAGCCAGCCGGTCAGTTCGTTCCAGCCGAGTTCCCGCAGGCGCCCGTGGATCAATCCCGGAAACGATTCCAAAACCCCGTAGACGGCGATGCCCTGGTTCAGCAGGCAGCGGGCCGCCACGCTCACCGCCGTGTTCATCCCCGGAGCGTCCGCGCCGCCGGTGAGGATCCCCACGCCTCCTTCCCCCTGGGATTTCTCGGCGGGCTCGATGCGCGACAGCGTCTTCACAAGTTCCAAGCCACGGGTGAAACTTTCCCCTCTCAGTTCCTGAGCCTTACCGTAACTGCCGTTTTCGATCTCTTGCGCCACCCTGCGGCTCTGTTCCACGACTTCGGCCAGCGGCGTAGCCGTCACCCGGTTTTTCTGGAGTCCCAGCATGTGCCGGAGCTTCCCCGGCGGCTCCTTCACCAGCAGATCCACGGCGGCCACGCCGAGCCGTGTTGCGAGAATTCGGTCGAAGGCCGTGGGCGAGCCGCCCCGCTGAACGTGACCCAAGACCGTGATCCGCACATCGATGGCCAGTTGCTCGCAAAGGATCCGCCGGATTTCTTCGGCTCGAATGGGAAGCCCGTCGGGGTGGCGGGCTCCTTCCGCTACCACCACCATCTGGTGAGGCCGCCCGATTTCCCTGGATTTTCGCAGTGAACGCACCATCTTCTGATGCCAGCGAAGTTCCAACTCCTCTTCCGGAACCAACACCCACGACGCTCCGCCCGCCAGCGATCCCATGAGAGCCAGGTAACCGCAGTGGCGCCCCATGGTTTCCAAGACGAAGGTCCGCTGGTGACTGGCGGCGGTGGAACTCAAATCATCGATGGCCTGCACGATGTGATTCAGGGCCGTGTCCGCGCCGATGGACATATCGGTTCCGAACAGGTCGTTGTCGATGGAACCCGGAAGACCGATGACCTGGAGAGCCTCCGGCGCCTCTTCCAGTCCCAGCGACGCCAGATGCTCCGGCCATTCCGAAGCCAGCACGTGAGCGCCCATGAGGGAACCGTCGCCGCCGATCACCACCAGCGCCCCGATTCCGCGCTCGACCAGGTTGGCCACCGCCGCCCGGCGTCCCTCGGGCAGCCTGAAACGCTCGGACCGGGCGGTTCCCAGAAACGTTCCACCTCTGGGTAGAATCCCACCCACATCCTGCCACCCCAACAGCCGGATGCTGTCGCCGCCTGCCACCAACCCCTCGTAGCCGTTGAACACACCGTGGACCGGAACGCCGCAGTCCAGCGCACGCCTCACCACAGCGCGGACGGCGGCGTTCATCCCGGGAGCATCACCGCCGCTGGTGAGAACCGCGAGAGAACGGATCATGTCTTCGCCTCCCGAAATGGCGGAAAATCCCGCCGTTCGTAGATTCCTTCGCCGTTCATGCCGGTTCCCGGTTTCGGGCCACCATATACGAAAGGCTCAGGTTCGCCTGGAACACGAAATGCTTGAAGCTTTCAAAGCTCTGTTCATCCAGTTCACGCCGACTGCTCCACCGGTCGGCGTAGATCACGCCGATCCCCGGTGAGCCTCTTCGACAAGTCGCGGAGGATTTCCAGCTTAAGCAGCGGGTCCCGGTCCCTATCGTTGGCTTCATCGGCAGAACGGTTGTGACACAAAACAGCCGGGACGCAAAAACTTGGTAGCGTTCTAAAGTGGAGACCTCAAGCAAAAAGGATAACGAAAGTCAAAAAATCCCCCTCTCCCTTGATGGGAGAGGGTTGGGGTGAGGGTGAAAAAACTAAGGTATGTCAATCAGTTACATTCCCCTCCCCTTAATCCCCTCCCACAAGGGGAGGGGAATTAGAATTTGGCATCAAATATTAGGTCAATTATTTTCTATGCTACCGCAAGGTTACCCCCGCGTCACCTCCAGTGCGAAATCCAGCCCCAGCCGCTCGAACACCGCACGGTGCGGAACGCCCGTCTCCGGGTCCCAGCCCATGGCTTCGTAATAGTCGCGGATCTGGCTGTCGTTGTCCACCGTCACGCCCTGAGTGGGACCGCTTGGAAGCGGCGGGTTCCCGAGAACGCGACCTGGAAGCCGAAAACGTTCGACGTTTCGAATGCCCTCGCGCAGGTTGAAGGCGATCCTGATGTTCGCGATCCGCTCTCCGACGGCGAGCACATCCTCCAGCGTGAACGGGCGCCCCAGGGCCAAGGTCAGGTATTCGGATAGCACCCGGCCGGGCGTGATCAGGGACGCGAACATGCAGACACCGGCCGCATTCACCACATGACCGAAACAGGACGCAAATTTGTGCGCCTCACCCTTTCCCCGGTAGACGTAACGACCGGCGATCTTCGGGACATCCAGATCTTCCGGCAGCATATTGCCTTCCACGAACCACGAACCGTACTGGGTGTGTCGGCCGGGCGTCGCGTCCGCCACATAGCTCACGCCCAGACCCGGAAAACACCTCGGGTCGTGCATGGGCAACTCCTCGCCGCCGCATTCCATGCCGGCCGCCTCAGCGCCGCCGCCGATCCGTTCCGCGGCCCGGCGAACGCCGTCTCCCAGCACCTTCCCGCCGAAGCCCTCGCCGCGGGCGATTTGCTCGGTGAGCTCCACGACCGCTTGGTGATTTCCCCACGCGAGCTTCAGTCCGCCGGTGTCCGCCTCCGAAATCAGCCCTTTGTCAAAGCACTCGAAGGCAAAGGCCACCACGGCGCCGGTGGAAATGGTGTCCAGGCCGAAGTCGTTACACAGGTTGTTTACGCGGCAGATGGATTCCAGGTTGTCGTTGAGGCACATGGCGCCGAAGGCCCCGAGCGTTTCGTATTCCGGCTTGTGACCTTCTCCCGCGTAGGGTCCCGCCTCGACCTTCACGCGGCCGCCGCAAGCGATGGGACAGCGCCAGCAGCTGTACGGTTTCACCTGAATGCGCCGCACGGCTTCGCCGCTGATCCGATCCGCGCCGGCAAAGGCCTCCGGCGGCGCCATCCAGTTCTTGATGGGGGTATCGCCCATGCGGACCCTGGATTCCAATCCGCCCGGCGTTCCGTAATTGTGGTAAAATTCGTACATGGGGTTCGTGACCTGATAATGGGTGGATAGAATCTCCTTCCGAAGCGCTTTCAGCTTCTCGTCTTCCGCCACCGGGACCTCGCCGCCGCCCACGGCCACCACCGCCTTCACCCGTTTCGATCCCATAACGGCTCCCAGCCCTGACCGTCCGGCCGCCCGCCCCCCATCGTTGATGATACAAGCAAGCAGTGAACGCCTTTCACCCGCCGGGCCCACCACCGCCGATCGTGCGTTCTTCCCGTGCCGGTCCTTCAGTCTCTCTTCCGCTTCGCCGCATGGGAGCCCCCACAGATCCGAGGCGTCATGGAGCGTCACCCGGCCGTCTTCCACCACCACGTATACCGGTTCTTCCGAAATGCCGGAAAAATAGACCGCATCCAGTCCAGCCTGCTTGAGAGCGGGCCCGAAGGTTCCGCCGCAATTGGCGTCGCCCCATCCGCCGGTTTTAGGAGATTTTCCGACCGCCGTAAACCGGTTTCCCGTGATGGCGGCGGTTCCGGTGAGCGGGCCCGTGGTGAGGCCGAACACGTTTTCCGGGCCCAGCGGATCCACACCCGGGCGCTGGCGGGTGTACAGCAAATACGCCGCCAATCCGTAGCCGCCCAGGTACTTCAGGTAGAGTTCATCCGGTGGTGCTTCAATCTTCGTCTCTTGGCTTGCCAAATCCACCCACGCAATCCGTCCTCGTACTCCTTGAAGACTCATCGATTCCTCCTTCCAAGCGTTACGACTCCCACCTTGCCATGACGGCATTCGGCGACACTCTTTGGATCCAACCTAACCCGCCAATCCCCAAAGTTCCAGAGCCCCCCCGGGTCTGAAACGTCCGCCACGCAAGCGGAGTGGCCGGCGCAAGCGAACACCCTCCGTTCACAAAGGCACCCCGAAGGCGCTTCCAGACGGAAAGCCGCAATTTGGCCTTGCCAACCCTCAAGCTCTACAGTAGAAATAATATTGTAATTAAACTCTTTAGTTACATTAACGATCATGGGGCTGAATGGGACACCGCCGCAGGGATGAAACACCCCGCCAGACAAATGGGGCTTTGCTCTAGGAACCGTGGATCCGAGTCTTTGCTATAGGAGCCGGCGATCCCAGTCTTTCTTGTAGAAGCCGGCTTGCCGGCGATTAGCATCGCTGCCAAGGCCGTTCCTACAGGGTCAAGGAACCTCATCAGCGCCCGACTTTTATGAGCTTGTTTTTTGGACAAGCTCTTACAAGCAACGCAAAGCAGGACTCTTTTACGGCAACAGAAGGCGCCCGGAACGGGAGGACCTCATGAAGCAGGAGCCGTCTACAAGGTCGGACAAGTGCCCGGTTTGCGGCAGGATCCCCGAAACCTTCTATTCCATTTGCGAAAGTTGCGTGGAAAAGCTCAAAGACAAGGGAATTCTTTCGAAAACGCGATCTCAGGTCTCGTTCACGCCCCCCTCGAACGCGCGAGAAAAAGCTTCGAATTAGCCTCGGAAGGTTTACGGCATCCTCTGCGGATTGCTCAAACCGCCACGATCGCCGCTACCCGTCGTTGTTCGCGTCGGGCGGCCGTCACGTCCGCAAGCGGAAAGAGCCCAGCCGTTACCATCGTACTGTGCATGAAATAGTAAAGGGACACCGCTACGCCGTAGACGCTGAAAAGACCGATCCCGGCAAGAAGGATTCCCGAAAGGCATAGAGCGTCACAGCGCCGATTCGAGGATTTTTCGAGAACGGGGCCCGTGGAATCCGCTGTGAACGGGGTCGGGAAGGGCCGTTCGATGTGATTGATTCAATATGGTCGGGGCGAGAGGATTTGAACCTCCGACCCCCTGCTCCCAAGGCAGGTGCGCTGACCAGTCTGCGCCACGCCCCGATCGGTTGAGCGATGATAGGTAGCATGAATCCCTGTGAGCATCAAGATTTAAGCCGCGGTAAATTAGCTAAGTTAGGCATAACTTAGGGACAGGTGAATTATGATTTCCACTGCCTGCACAAGAAGGAGCGGCGGGCTCACCGGGCGGCGGGCGTGGAAGGGGTGTTTTCGCTTCGGCGATTGACGGCGGCGGCGTGAGGGCTGTGGCAGGATCGCCCGAAGTGATAGGGTCCCGATGGGCCGGAAACGCAGCTCTTTCGATTCCGGTCGAGACGGAAAACAACCGAGGATGGCTGCGAAGGGATGGGGCGGGACGCGCGATCGCCCGGGTGACGGGGGATCGCGCCCTTTGCTCGCGTCGGCCGTGATGCGCGTGGAGGGGCGGTCCGCGGACCGCCCCGGCGCCTGGAATAACGACCCGCGAGTTGGAACAGCAGTCTCCGGGATCTCACGGGGAACGACCCGTTGGCCATCCCCGGGGACTGTGATATTTTCAAGCCGTATCCGGAAACTTTCGCAAGGAGTCGCCATGGGTGGCTACGATGCCGCCATGAAGGTCATCCTCGCCCACTGCCGTGAGGCGGCGCTGGAGTTTTTCCTGGGCCTCCACGTGGAAGAATCGGAGATTTTGGAACTTCCCCAGGAGACGGCTTCGGTTCGCCGAAGCGACTTTCCCATCCGGGTGCGGGCTTCCGACGGGCGGGTCTTTATCGTATTGCTGGAAGTGCAAAGCCGGTGGGAACCGAACGTACCGTTGCGGCTTCTGGAATACGACGCGCGGTATCGTCTGAAAACGGGCCTCTCGGTCTTGCCGGTGGTGATGCTTCTCACCCCCAGCGGGAACGTGGTGGAAAGCTTCGAAGACGGCGGCATCCGCTACCGGTTCCAGGTGATATCCCTTGCCGCCATGGACGCCCAAAAGGTGCTGGAATGGGGAAATCCGTGCCTCATGCCCTTTGTGGGGCTCATGCGGGGAGGGTCGGAGATCTTTCAAATGGCCGAAGAGGCCGTCTATGGCTCGAGCCTCGGCCGAAGCGACAAGGCGGATCTTTTGACCGGCATGGCGCTTCTTTCGGGTCTTGTGGACAAGGATCTACCTCGCCGGCTGCTGGAGCGCAGGAGGGACATAATGATGGAATCCTATGCCTATGAACTGATCAAGAAGGAAGGCTACGAGGAAGGCGTCCGCTCGGGAATAGAACAGGGACTGCAGCAGGGAATGCAGCAGGGGACGCTGGAGGCCACACGGGAACATATCCTGGAGACCTTGGAAGCGCGCTTTAAGGATGTTCCCAAGGATATCTTTCAGTCCCTTCGGAAGATCCAAGATCCGGATGCGCTGAAACTCGTCTTCAGGAAAGCTCTTCGTGCCGACTCCCTGGACGAATTCCGCAAAGCGCTGTCAAGCTTTTTTGATTAGGCAGCCATTCCCGCAGGTTCTGTAAAGCTTTTCCCCTCGTTCCCAAGCTCCGGCTTGGGAACGGCCTGCCCGGGAAGCTCCAGCTTCCATACCCGCGCTATCCTTGGACCATGCCCCCGCGGCGCTCCATCAGGGTGGTAACCCTAATGGACATCCACAGATTACACAGATTGACACAGATTAAAAGAATCAAGGCGCTTGATGGAAAATCCAATCATCTTTCGCCATCGGTGAAATCTGTGGATAAAATTATAACTAAGGCCGCCGTGGCGGGATGACTTCGTGTGACAAGTACCCTGATACAGCGGGTGGGGAACGACCCGTTGGCCATCCCTGGGGACTGTGATATCTTGAAACGGTATCTCCGGGAACTTTCGCAAGGAGTCCGCCATGGGTGGCTACGATGCCGCGATGAAGGTCATCCTCGCCCATTGCCGTGAGGCGGCGCTGGAGTTTTTCCTGGGTCTCCACGTGGAAGAATCGGAGATTTTGGAACTTCCCCAGGAGACGGCTTCGGTTCGCCGAAGCGATTTTCCCATCCGGGTGCGGGCTTCCGACGGACGGGTGTTTATCGTGTTGCTGGAAGTGCAAAGCCGGTGGGAACCGAACGTACCGTTGCGGCTTCTGGAATACGACGCGCGGTATCGTCTGAAAACGGGCCTCTCGGTCTTGCCGGTAGTGATGCTTCTCACCCCCAGCGGGAACGTGGTGGAAAACTTCGAAGACGGCGGCATCCGCTACCGGTTCCAGGTGATATCCCTTGCCGCCATGGACGCCCAAAAGGTCCTGGAATGGGGAAATCCGTGTCTCATGCCCTTTGTGGGGCTCATGCGGGGAGGGTCGGAGATCTTTCAAAGGGCCGAAGAGGCCGTCTATGGCTCGAGCCTCGGCCGAAGCGACAAGGCGGATCTTTTGACCGGCATGGCGCTTCTTTCGGGTCTTGTGGACAAGGATCTACCTCGCCGGCTGCTGGAGCGCAGGAGGGACATCATGATGGAATCCTATGCCTATGAACTGATTAAGAAGGAAGGCTACGAGGAAGGCGTCCGCTCGGGACTGCAGCAGGGGACACTGGAGGCCACGCGGGAACATATCCTGGAGACCCTGGAGGCGCGCTTTAAGGATGTTCCCAAGGATATCTTTCAATCCCTTCGGAAGATCCAAGATCCGGATGCGCTGAAACTCGTCTTCAGGAAAGCTCTTCGTGCCGATTCACTCGACGAATTCCACAAGGCGTTGTTAAGCTTTCTCGATTAGGCGGCCGTTCCCGGAGGCTCTCTTTGAGTGGCATGGCCAGAGACGGTGTGAAGGCCAAGCCTGTCTCACGACCACAGCTGGTTCGGCGCCGCGGCACAGTAGCCTTTCGGATGCGTGCTCACCCCCGGCTTCGGCCAGCGCTTTCTCCTTGCGGTGCAGCTCGCGTTCGATTTGGCGGACACGCTTGCGATCCGGCTTCTGCTCGCTTTTTAACTGGGGGTTGGCTTCGCGGACCCAGTCGTTGGGCGTTTCGTGGACTGGTACCTCGCTTACTACAAAACGAGACCTACTGAAATCCTCAAATTTTCCTACAGTTCCGCCGCCCGCCGCCCGATAACAACCGTGGACGGCGGCGCGGAAGCCCACATGTTTTCCGCCCCCACGCACGATCGACATCCATTAACCGGCGTTTCCGAAAGGGCAAAACCGTCGTGAGGCGGTGACGCAAAGCCACGGGTCCGCGTGGAGCGGGCAGCCGGGCTGCCGAAGAAACGGGAGCAACCTCCAGGGACTATGCCTTGCGGCTCCGTTTCTCTTCGGAATCGTCTTCAACTTCCAAGGAGGTGTCCGTCATGTTTTTCAAAACGCCACACCGCAGCGGTACTTCATGGCTTTTGCCTTTCAACTTCGGGACCCGTCGCGAAAACAGGCGGCGGGCTTTGGCCGTGCTTCTCACCTTCTTGCTTTTCGCGCTCGTGTACCCGGCGGCCTGGGCGGATCCGCCCCAGTGGGCGCCCGGAAGGATCCTGGTCCAGGCCCGATCCGGCGTGGACGATTGGCGGCTGGAAGACGTCCTGGCCCGGCACGGTGCTCGAACCGTGAGCATACTGGAAAAGATCAAGGTGCACATCGTGTCCGTTCCGCCCCAGGCGGAAGAAGCCGTGGCCCGGGCCCTCGCTCACAACCCCAACATCGCCTTCGCCGAACCCGACCGGCTGCTGCCGCCCGGCGAAATCCATCCCGACGATCCCCAGTACCCGAACCAGTGGCATCTCCCGCTCATGAACGCTCCCGGCGCCTGGGATTACACCCTCGGCGACGGTGTCGTCGCGGCCGTCCTGGACACCGGGGTCGACGCCACCCACGCGGACCTCGCAGGAAAGCTGGTCCCGGGCTGGAACATTTACAACAATAACGCTGACACCTCCGACATCTACGGTCACGGCACCAAGGTCGCCGGAGTGATCGGCGCCGCCGCCGACA
This is a stretch of genomic DNA from Desulfoglaeba alkanexedens ALDC. It encodes these proteins:
- a CDS encoding plasmid pRiA4b ORF-3 family protein; translation: MSHAANSTKSSPDPLIYQVKVTLQDIRPPIWRRLLLRSDTPLDEFHSIIQIAMGWEFSHLHEFLRGNRNDLERYGATDLDWDFKDVKDETRFKLRDLLREEKDKALYIYDFGDDWVHVLLLEKILPWDPKAELPRCIKGKRACPPEDVGGPYGYGDFLEVLADPEHPNHLEMVEWVAGPFDPEAFDMEAVNTALRTAFSPKPGKPTKPGRQKKSGRES
- a CDS encoding 6-phosphofructokinase — translated: MIRSLAVLTSGGDAPGMNAAVRAVVRRALDCGVPVHGVFNGYEGLVAGGDSIRLLGWQDVGGILPRGGTFLGTARSERFRLPEGRRAAVANLVERGIGALVVIGGDGSLMGAHVLASEWPEHLASLGLEEAPEALQVIGLPGSIDNDLFGTDMSIGADTALNHIVQAIDDLSSTAASHQRTFVLETMGRHCGYLALMGSLAGGASWVLVPEEELELRWHQKMVRSLRKSREIGRPHQMVVVAEGARHPDGLPIRAEEIRRILCEQLAIDVRITVLGHVQRGGSPTAFDRILATRLGVAAVDLLVKEPPGKLRHMLGLQKNRVTATPLAEVVEQSRRVAQEIENGSYGKAQELRGESFTRGLELVKTLSRIEPAEKSQGEGGVGILTGGADAPGMNTAVSVAARCLLNQGIAVYGVLESFPGLIHGRLRELGWNELTGWLNRPSSELGTLRHDVREEDLAKIAENISRHGLKGLIVIGGLGSYLNVARMVENRRRFPELDIPIVVLPATIDNNLPCTEFTIGADTALNNVIQVLDKIRHTAGATRRAFVVEVMGRRSGFLALLGALASGAEKAYLPELGIRLRDLSRDVDMLQESFRSGKRMVIFLRNEEASRHYTTDFIRRLLEEESRDEFEVRTAILGHLQRGGAPSAFDRILASRMGAFAAFSLADAMEQKYTGVRVLGLQGRGIGAFDLHEALAEMDEGLTRPKNPWFLELLPVAEALAKHGPGATV
- a CDS encoding aldehyde ferredoxin oxidoreductase family protein, with product MSLQGVRGRIAWVDLASQETKIEAPPDELYLKYLGGYGLAAYLLYTRQRPGVDPLGPENVFGLTTGPLTGTAAITGNRFTAVGKSPKTGGWGDANCGGTFGPALKQAGLDAVYFSGISEEPVYVVVEDGRVTLHDASDLWGLPCGEAEERLKDRHGKNARSAVVGPAGERRSLLACIINDGGRAAGRSGLGAVMGSKRVKAVVAVGGGEVPVAEDEKLKALRKEILSTHYQVTNPMYEFYHNYGTPGGLESRVRMGDTPIKNWMAPPEAFAGADRISGEAVRRIQVKPYSCWRCPIACGGRVKVEAGPYAGEGHKPEYETLGAFGAMCLNDNLESICRVNNLCNDFGLDTISTGAVVAFAFECFDKGLISEADTGGLKLAWGNHQAVVELTEQIARGEGFGGKVLGDGVRRAAERIGGGAEAAGMECGGEELPMHDPRCFPGLGVSYVADATPGRHTQYGSWFVEGNMLPEDLDVPKIAGRYVYRGKGEAHKFASCFGHVVNAAGVCMFASLITPGRVLSEYLTLALGRPFTLEDVLAVGERIANIRIAFNLREGIRNVERFRLPGRVLGNPPLPSGPTQGVTVDNDSQIRDYYEAMGWDPETGVPHRAVFERLGLDFALEVTRG